In Colletes latitarsis isolate SP2378_abdomen chromosome 12, iyColLati1, whole genome shotgun sequence, the sequence GGAAGCCGCGACTCCGTGTCCTTTCTCGCGTGTCGCGCGCTCACCGGAGATCGTATCTTTCTCCGTCCACCCCCGTGTTCTACGCAGCCCTCGTGCTACTTTCATCGATCCTCGCCGGAAACTACCCCCCCTGTGCACCAGCGCACGTATTATTATACAAATACAGGGCGTTCCGTGGCGCGTGGGACTctgcataaaaaaaaaacagtaaaaGAAACGTTCGTACAAACGTATGCACCTTTCTCCGATGCAGGAGTTCCTTAGTAACTGTTCTAGATGGCGCTTCTTCGTCCGAGGCGTTGGAGCTTCTCCTAGAAGAGGTTTCAGCAGAATTAGAATACAATTTCGTTCGCCACACGCTACGGAAGGGCCTGCAAAGCTACCGTGTGTCGAGCTGCCCGGAAAAAGAGAGGGACAACAGGGAGCAGAACGGAAAGAAAAAGTCAAGTTCCTCCACAGGTTGTCTTGCAGCCACGGTCTACGAGATCTACTTGCCCCGTCGGTTTCCTCTTCGACCCCCGAACTCTACCCCCTCTGCCACATACAtacacacgcacacacgcaGCACGTAACCCATACTCACGCCTCTCTATCTCGCCATACACACACACGTGCACGTTTGCACATCGAAcctctatctctctctctctctctctcaccccGTCTTATTTCTCACGGCTGAGCGTTCTGCGACATCGTAGCCGATCGACGTACAGGATCTCCTCGTCGTGGTCGTATCCTGGTCTAACGATACCGGTCCCGGTCCCGTACCTCGAGCCCCATCCGTCCTCGTCGATGCAGAATGGCAACCTGTTCTCGTCCGGCATATCGAGATCGTCGCAAGTTATCAAGTCGTTCAAGTACGCGTAATTTCGCGCCAATTGGTGCACCGTCCCCTTGGCGCGATAACGATTTAGTTGGTTCGGTTGGTGGTCCATCTTCTTACTGGAAGCATGCGCGATTGCCGCGAGCGCCTCGACGGTCCTCGGCGATGGCGTCGTGATCACAGCGATCGCGGCGGTCGCGGACGTCCCCGAGGCCGTGGCGGCGGTCGATGAAACGATCACGTCCGTGTTCGTGTTCGTattcgtgttcgtgttcgtgttcgtgttcgtgttcgtggTCGTGTTCGTGGTCGTAGTTAGATccgtgttcgtgttcgtgttcgtgttcgtgttcgtgtcCGTGTTCGTGCTCGTGTTCGAACTCGAATTCGAACCCGTGTTCGCGTTCGTGGCTGTCGTTGCGTGGAGTTGTTTGCGTTGTTGTTGCTTGTCCTACGACGCCTTGCTCTTGGTCGTCTTGAAGCTGACTTGGAGTACCCGGTTACCGAGCGTGTAACCGTTCAGGCTCTGTATGGCGACCACCGCCTCGTCGTAGTTGGTCATCGTCACGAAACCGAATCCCTTGCACTTGTTCGTCTGCAGGTCGCGGATCACTTTGACCGACTGGACGGCGCCGAACGGACCGAACAACTGCCACAGCACGTTCTCCTCGGTCTCCGGGGCGAGATTGTAGACGAAGATGCACCAGCCGGAACCGTTCATCGCGTGTCCGGGCAGCATCGAGTTCGCCAATAGATCGCCTGTTAGCGGGCTatacctgaaacagtcgaaaacGTTCACCCATCGACGATTCGCGCCACTCAGGCCATCGATCCCCCGCCGTCGTTCCAAGCATTCCACCGAAAACGACGGTTTCGCTTTACGGCGATCTCAATTACGCGCGCAAAAACGACGGGAATCATGGGATCCATACATGTTCCTAATCTCCACATTtaacatccatatcattacatttCTGAATCCGAATAGattccaaataaaataaaaatttatattttaacttCTACTCGATGTCAACCCCCGAAACACTAATAAGCAGATATTGAGATAAACGATTTTAGACAATTTCTTTCTTCAAAAGTCATCTATGTTTAATTATACATCTTttgttataaattaaataaaaagcgATAGTCTACGGCCAACAAAATGGCGACTGAACCCAGAAACATCGAGGTTCGCGTTGTCTTGCGAGACAGTAATTATTATTGAGAGGAGAGATGCTAACAAAAGTCGTGCAAGGGTTCAAACCATTTACACCTTGAATTAtcgtaaaaaaattaataataaaaaacataGAAACGCTACTGCCTCGTTGGAGAAATAAAGTACAGAAAAGAAAAGATCGTCATGCAAGTCGCGAACGAGCAACTCCGTACGTGGGGGCTCGACGGgctgaaattttaattaataaagggAAAACTGAAAGAAAACCCGGGGCGGTAAACATGCAACGTGGACGGTCGTTAATCGACATGCGGAAATTACGAACACTGAATACATCGACGGGTGTGTGGTGAACGTAGAGTATATTTACAGACGTAGAAAAAGTGTATCTACGTACCTGCTTGTGGTCACAGCCGCGTTAAAATAGGGTACATCTCAGTGAGTTTTCAGTATAGTGCCGGGGTGGTGACAGTAATTACGTACACATTCGTTACAAACGCTCGTTAGGAACCGCGACTTTCATACAAACACGCGCGTATATACACGCGTCGTCTTGGTCGGGGGTGGTTTTTCCTTAATGACGCGGGGACGAACTCAACCCCTAACAAGCGTCTCCTTTTCCTTCGTAAATTTCTTCGAAATAAAAGACATAAAAATATCGATTAATTACGAtttttagaaaagaaaattgctcAGGGGTGGAGTTCTTCGCGCGACAATTACGAGAATTGGTATCCCTGAAAACAGAAATGGGCCAATTATCAAGATAAAGTAGAGTTCCGATTATCTGGCACCCATAGTTGTgtttaatgaaaataaaaaacaaattttcaagaaaaatcgacagggggtaccgtggagaaatttttcgaaattaaaaaattttgaatcattttgaaaaaattattattggttgcgggggtaaattacaatcatttttggtcattacacatacccccgaaatcctactcagcttcgagaaaaaaattccttaccgaaaatctcatttctggccagaaatgtctgcccgaattttcatgcgaatctttaaaacgtcataacttctgaacggattggacgattttaatgtttaaaaaagcaaactacgcgtattttgctggagaatatgtacaaatcgcaaaaatattcaaaaagttggtccttgaccccgaaaaatgagaaaaacctcataaaaatggtccaatctttaaatgaccataacttctgtaatagtgaatatattttgatgaaatttatttgtgaagtagagctcattggtacctacaaaagagtattagacaacttttctgtagggcgtcaaataaaattactaaaaatgaaaaaggaatttttaaggaaaatcgacagggggtaggtgcctaaatttttcggcgaaaaaaaaaattttaaatcgttctaaaaaaattattttcagttgcaggggtcaattacaatcatttttggtcattagacatacccccgaaatactacccactttcgagaaaaaaattcgagaagttgtgaaatttttcgacaaaattaaaaaatttcaaatcgatttaaaaaaattatttttagttgaaggggtcaattacaatcatttttggtcattacacatacccccgaaatcctacccactttcgagaaaaaaattcgagaagttgtgaaatttttcgacaaaattaaaaaatttcaaatcgatttaaaaaaattatttttagttgaaggggtcaattacaatcatttttggtcattacacatacccccgaaatcctacccactttcgagaaaaaaattcgagaagttgtgaaatttttcgacaaaattaaaaaatttcaaatcgatttaaaaaaattatttttagttgaaggggtcaattacaatcatttttggtcattagacatacccccgaaatcctactcactttcgaaaaaaaaattcgattaggtgaaatttttcgacgaaattgaaaagattcaaatcgtattaaaaaaattatttttagttgcaggggtcaattacaatcatttttggtcattacacatacccccgaaatcctacccactttcgagaaaaaaattcgagaagttgtgaaatttttcgacaaaattaaaaaatttcaaatcgatttaaaaaaattatttttagttgaagtggtcaattacaatcatttttgttcattacacataccctcgaaatcctactcagtttcgagaaaaaaattcgagaagttgtgaaatttttcgacaaaattaaaaaatttcaaatcgatttaaaaaaattatttttagttgcaggggtcaattacaatcatttttggtcattagacatacccccgaaatcctacccactttcgagaaaaaaattcgagaagttgtgaaatttttcgacaaaattaaaaaatttcaaatcgatttaaaaaaattatttttagttgaaggggtcaattacaatcatttttggtcattacacataccctcgaaatcctactcagtttcgagaaaaaaattctttaccgaaaatatgatatGTGAGATATGATAATCctggtttttatcacttcatatgtagataTAGTTCAATTATCCGACACATTTGATATCCCAGCATTACCTCAGTCTCGAGTATGCCAcataatcggaattttactgtataagaaatactattttattttctgtacGAATTTATTTCTTTGAAATTGCCCATCTCTGCCTGAAACTTCCAGAGCGTGGTATGGGGAAACGACCTCGCAATTATTCGAACGTTATAGTCGTTTCTTCTGGGCACCGGAAGTCGAAGACACCGTTGGTCCATCGTTCTCAAACGATCGAGTGCGATTCTTTTGCGGTATGTGCGCCAAAACGAAAAATATATCTACGATTCGGTGAGTTCGATTCTTTTGTGAGATCGTGCATCCAGCAATCCAGCAATAAATTATAGTCTAATCGTAATACTTAATGCGTGTAAAAACTAATTATCGCGTGATAATTTACGTAtagaaagaaaataactaaaacttGTCGCATTTTATAGTCAATTGacgtttctttttatttgaaTGAATCTATAGATATTGAGAGCGATCGCTGGTGCACGATCTCGAGTCACAATCGATTTATACAGACAacgaaagaaaagaaacaacaaaataAGGGAGAAGAAAATGCGAAGCCTGTCGAGGAACGTTGATTCGAGTCTACTGCGATTTCGTGTAACTAAATCGCAGTAAGATCGCGACGATCTATGGATTTTTCTTTTCAGAAAGATCCCTCGTAATCCGTCTGTACAGTCCGTGCGACTACATCGACTCGTTTCTCATTTTATTTCTCTCGATATATCGATATATATCGATACTCGATACGAAAAGAAGAAGATCGATTCTGCCGATCGATCGACCGAATCGACCTCTCGAAAGAACGTTAACGCGTATGCTCGGTGACATTTCGTGGGCAGAGAAACGTATCAAGGCTGACAACTCAAGAGACACGAACGAAAATTAAACGAGGGGGGGAAGAGAGACGAGAGAAAATAGAAAAGCGTGAGACGAAAAGTGAGAAAGAGCCTTAAAAGTTTCATACAggattaaaataatttacagGCGAGAATAAATATATTACAAATCAAATAAATACCCGGGCAATgttggaaaatatttattttattattccttGTAGTCTACTTTTCCTTTCTAAAGGAACTTATTGGTAGACTGTATGAAATTTTTAACACGAAGCATGTGGGAGGATACAGAACGAAGCCACACAACAAGAACGAAAAAAATCAATCCGAAACGAAAAAACTGGGAGGGAACGTAGTGGTAGTAACGAAAAAAATACTGACCTCTGTAAGCCTTTGTTAATGGCAAGCATGGCCTTGCCAGTGCTAAAACAAAACACAAAAAGAACAACGTAAGAAGAGAGATACTCCGGgaacgagccagaaaaaggtcgggATAAAGTGTGTGTCGcttccatattttttttttctcaccgAACTACCACCTATGGTGCCTCTCCGTTTGCTTTTCTCGTTAATTGGGAAAATTAAAACGCAGACAGACAGACAAAGACAAGACAGAGAACGGAAAATACAGCGAGAGTAAAACGTAAGAaatgatatataaaaaaaaaaaaaaaaaaagaaaaagtgaaGGAAGAAGTGAGACTGAGGGGGAAAGGGGAGAACAGAGAAACGGAGCTTCCAAACGCTTCAAACTTTCTTTCGATGGTGGGTATATGGCACGAAATAAAAGAAGAGGAAAGCGGAAAATCAAACTGTCGGTGAAATCGAGATCGTTATGGGAGATTGGAAAAACAATAGAGGCGAAGCAAAAAGCCAAAGCGCAATTTAAAAACTTACGATGCACGATTTATCGAGAGATCGATGAACGAACTctcataaatttatttattccgcGTTAATTTCACCGGTATTGGACCTTACAGACGGACTTGTAAGAAGCTCGACGTTCCGGGAGGATTTTCTATCGCCCTAATTTTCTCGTTAATCGTCGTCATCGTTTAAATAATGGCGAGGATCGTGGCTATCGTGCATATACGCGCGTGTACGCGGAACTGAAGATGAGGCGAGAAGCTTTACCGATCGTTATCGACGTTCCTCAACTCCATTTCGAATTTTTAGTCAGCCTCGCGGTCCACGATAACGTTCAAAACGCagagaatttgaaaaaaaaaaaaaatcggtaCAAGAACTCGAGAGATCggtaaacatttatttttatttttctaattgAAGCTTGATGAACCTTACCGTGGATCGCGAGGATAAAAACCAACAAAACTTACAGAAATAACAGAACGTTTGTGTGTGCCTTGCTCCTCCATGTTTCCAGAGTGGTCAAGGATCAGTCTTTTCGCACGACGGCTCGATCAACGTGACTTGTTTGCACGACCGACGGACTTACAACTATATTTTCTAACTATAATTAGTATCTAATTTAGAGACCACCTTGTACCACTCGTTGTTGGTCGGGAAAGGGGGGTGGAATCTGGAACGGTGGGGGAGGAGTAGTTTCTCGAAAGGATCGGTAAATTCAAAAATATCCAAATAACAGAGAACGTAAGATAAATTAAGGGAACGATCGCAGGTGTCGACGATAAAAAAGGTAAAAATAAAGGCATTAGCAATTTCGGAACCACGTGCCTCCCGATCGGATTAAACCTGATACGCAACGTTTCGTCGTGTCGCTGAAATATTGATATCGAAACATCGATCGTTCGCGTTCGATTGAAAGGCTTCCCGTCGAGTGCTCGGCTGTCGCACCTGTTTCGACTCTATCGTTTCCCCCGTACATTTTTACTCTGCTTTTTACGAATCGATCATCGATTACCCCCCTTCCACGTGGCGATTGTCTTCGGAGAAAGAAGAGAATTAATTTTAGATGGTCGCGAGTGTATCGAGATTCGAGGAAAATTTCTTTATTACCCGGCACCGTCCTGACGATCGTGAGAAAAACAAAATCACGCAAACTGAAATCGTAAGCGATTCTGATGAAGATGACACGCTTGGGGGACAAACACGTAAACGCAACGTGACATGCACCAGGGTACGAACGTTAGatcgaattaataaaaaaaacgaaaatatgtAATGAAACATGTACGGTAGATGAGGTGCAGAAGGAGGAGCCTGCAGTGTACTCAGGTACTCAAACGGTGAGTGCgttaaaccaggaaaaagatacGATCGAACGATCGCTAGATACTTTCGTCGATCGGCGTTATTACAAAGAACAGAAGTCTCCTCTCGAAAAATTCTGTTCAAAGTTTTATAAAAGGTTCGATAAGACTTTGATGGAATTTTTCAAGGGTACGGAATTTCAGTCGAGCGATAGATCGACTCTCCGGGGGTATCGATCGATCGACCTATCGCGAGAGTACCAATCGACCGGTTGCGCGTCGAGGCTGCGTTCGAGAGTATCTATCGAACGATACGGAATAACGAATGAACCGAGAAGAGAATGAGAGAGACAGAGATAGAGAGAAATCGAAACGAAACGTAAAATAGGAAACGAAAAGCACGATAGAATAGAAAAATAGAGAAAAAGAGACGAGAGAGATCTTTGGGTAGAGCGAGTAGAGGCGAGTAGGTACCTGGATAGTGGCGACAGTGGAATGTACCTGAAGCGGCCGGTTGGATGGTGGATCGGGCCGCCAAATCGTCGGGTCGCGTGCGGAGCCAGATAGGCGGCCAACGGCGGTATCGCCTTGTTGTTGTTGCTTGGATTGTTGGCGAACTTGACGGTGATCGGCTCGGTCGAGCCCTTCGGAATGGTACCGTTTAATTCTTGGATCGCCCTCTCGGCCTCGACCCGCTGGTCGAACCTTATGAAACCGACCCCCTTCGACAATCCTGTCGGAATCGGTCAGCTGGTTATTCGACGGGGTTCCCCTCTCGTTTCGGGGTTCGTTCTTCCACGTCTTACGCGGTCACCCACTCTCAGAGACTTCCGGGGCTCAACAACTTCATTTACAAGCTTCGCCAACATTGCAACCCTCTTTcttactatttttatttaaccCACCTTTTTATTTTAGATATCTAAGACTGGTCACTCCTCTTTCAAAGCAAAATTACAAGGATATTAAAAGgatattcataataaaaatttgGGAATGTATAGGCACTCTATTTTAGACTGCCCCACTCCTTTTTCAACAGTTACTCCTACATTTATTagtaatttatatatattaatttaaagaAAGACTGACTATTGAGGAGaatattgaacaaaatattCATATTATCATCTATTTAAGATTCTTACTCCTGTTTCAAAATTAAAGTTACTCCTAAATTTTATTAGCAATTtgtatatattaatttaaagaAAGACTGACTATTGAGAAGAACATTGAACAAAATATTCATAGTATAATCTATTTAAGATTGTCACTCCTTTTTCAAAATTAAAGTTATTCCTAAATTTTATTAGCAATTTatttattctaattaaaagaaagacTGACTATTGAAAAGAATATTACACAAAATATTCATATTATCATCTATTTAAGATTGTCACTCCTGTTTCAAAATTAAAGTTACTCCTAAATTTTATTAGCAATTTATATAAAGAAAGACTGAATACTGAGAAGAATATTGAccaaaatatacatattatccTTCCATTTAAGACTGTTGGTTGCTCCATTTTCAAAAGCAaagtaaatattattaaatcaaaAGAAGGACTGCAATGTAAGTGAAACCTATCGAGAGTGCAATGCTGGTGAAGAGGAGGAGTTCTCCAAAATGGCCGCCGGAAGTCTCCGTGTGGTAGAAACCGGAAGAACCCGGAGGGGGTGGCGTGAAAGCCTCATTTTAGTCGACGTGTTGGTTTTTTAACGATCTATTCGAACGCTAACGAACCTTTCTCCGGTCGTTTGAACCGTGGCGTACTATCCATCGCCGCGATCAACGACGAACATCGCGCTAGAATCCGTCGTTGATGCGGTTTTCTAGATCGAGTGGCTCGGTGCGCGCAGATTCGTTTCTTTACGTCGTGTTCTCGAGCGAGCGTCTTTTCGCCGTATGTTACCGATCGAGTGTGGTTTCCCTGGCCATTTAAAGCCAagtatcttttttatttttacccgCGAAAGGACGAGTCGACGACGCGGTAAAAGGGGAACGAAAAGAACGATACGCTGTAATCGAGACCACGGTcgcaaaataaataataacgacAAAAAGCGTAAAGAAACAAAAACGGCGCTCGGGAGGAACTTTTTGGATCGTAACTGTTTGCAACGTGATCGCGCGAACAAAGCAGCCGATaggaaaaataacaaaaaataaaaaatcatagGAGAACCCAGAGAGTTTCACCAAAGTTCACCCTCTGTTCTTtctattgaaaataaaaatttcgatccTTAAGAGATTAAATGCAATcagcttaaaaaaaaaaaagaaagaaaatagtCGTTTGATAAAAAATGAATAGCGGCTGCTTTTGTTTCAGCTCGAACGTGAATGAGGGAAAAGAAAAGAGAGTTGTATGAGTTACGTACCGGGCAAATAGTCTCCGCCGCCGGTCAGAATCTGTCGAACTAAACAGAAACGGAAAAAATCATATCACGTTAAAATTCAACTGGCAGCATACACGATTCGCTCGCCCCTGATTCTAAGACGGAGGGATGCGACAAATGATAGTCGAAGGTAAACGAAAGAGAACGTGACGAGAAAATGGAAAGAGAGTTCGATAATAAGAAGATATACGCAAAGACGACGAAACATCGACGGGCGACGCTTTTTCTTTCCGGCTTAGCGTTGAATACCGCGATTTAAATTAAAAGATACACGATTCAACGCCAACGAAAGAGAAAAAAGACGTTCCATAACCAATATTCCAAATTCTTTTTAAACAACCCAAAAAAGGATGAGATGAATAAGGGGCGAGCGAGTCTTTGTGTTAATTACGCTATTTCTCTCTTCAGCCTTAAGTATGCAAGAATTCTCAACGCATCGTGAAACGGTAGAAAACAAACATACTCGAGGTTGAACTGaaaaacaaacgaaaataataataataatagaactAAAATAGAGGCTAAAAAGTATGGATCGAGGACCGCGCTGTGGAAAAACATAGTGAAAAGCAAACCAGCAACGAAGGGAGAAAATAAAAAAGGGATGGTAGCGCGTCCTGAGGCGTGTGTAACATAGAAAATATGCCAGTGTTGGAACGtgagaaaaaataaaacgtaGGAAGCGGCGAAAAAAGTAACGGACCCGTTCGAAttaagataaataaaaataaagttaaatttGAAAAAAGAGAAATCAAGAATTATACGTGTAAAACAAGAGGGTGCTAGGCCATGAGGCTTGTGCGTACAACTGAGGATATGTAAACAGAACGCTGATAACGCaacacaaataaataaataaacccgATAAACGAAAGCAgaggttttatttttttatcgcaAAACAAGTCCACCTGCGATCGTGTGTTTCACCTCTCGATTACGAAATATCCTCTCTGGTCGTTCGAGAAAACAAAAAATagagaaataaatataaaagcaAATCAAAGTGAAACCGATTCGATCGAATCGACGTAACGCAAAAGTAGCGAAAGCACAGTGTTTCGTTCGCTGCTGGCTACAACTCGATTTTTTTCACTCTCGACTCGTTTCTCGACGAGCATATTCTGATTGCAGACGCACCGATCCACCCCACGTGAAACGACTAGAACCCCATGGCCTACT encodes:
- the LOC143348878 gene encoding ELAV-like protein 2 isoform X10, whose translation is MMANGMDTVVQQNGGSNLGHAPQEESKTNLIVNYLPQSMNQDDIRSLFSSIGEVESCKLIRDKITGQSLGYGFVNYHRPEDAEKAINTLNGLRLQTKTIKVSYARPSSEAIKGANLYVSGLPKNMTQQDLENLFCPYGRIITSRILCDNITGLSKGVGFIRFDQRVEAERAIQELNGTIPKGSTEPITVKFANNPSNNNKAIPPLAAYLAPHATRRFGGPIHHPTGRFRYIPLSPLSRYSPLTGDLLANSMLPGHAMNGSGWCIFVYNLAPETEENVLWQLFGPFGAVQSVKVIRDLQTNKCKGFGFVTMTNYDEAVVAIQSLNGYTLGNRVLQVSFKTTKSKAS